GGGCAGCCCGAGGCCCGACTTCGACTGGACGGCGAAGAGGAAGAGCATGACCAAAGGCGCGAGCCCCAGCCAGAGGGGGATCGACTGGGGACGCAGCAGGCGGGCGCGATCGCGGGCGGTCATGGGCGCCTCCTAGTCCGCGCCCAGGCGGACGATCTGCACCGCCTTGCGCAGACCGTCCGGGCTGGTGCCCGGCTTGGCGAGGATCCGGGCGCCGCCGCCCAGCTCGACCACCAGCGGCGCGGTGGCGGCCTGGTCGAGCACGATCACGTCCTCCTCCTCGAGGCTCTGCAGCTCGGAGACGGTCATGGAGGTGGCCCCCAGGTAGGCGACGACCGGGGTCGGGGTGTCGCCCAGGTGGTGGAGGCGCGAGTCCATGTCCTCGCCCCCGGTCTGGACGCGGGTGTTGTCGGCCGCCACCTTCAGGCTGTCGGCGTAGGGCACGAGGTAGGGCTGGGGGACGGCGAACATGACCCGCCCCAGGGGCTGCGAGGGGACGGTGACGCGGAAGGTGATCGCCGCGATGGGGGTGCTCGTCACCAGCCCCATGAAGATCTCCTGGAGCTCGGAGAGATCCGGCATCTCGGGGAAGGTGCCGTGCTGGTTCTCGGTGTCGCTCAGGATGTCGGCCCACTGCTCGGCGAAGGTCACGGACAGGCGCCGGACCACCTCGTCGATGGTGTCCAGGTGCTCGTCGGTGAAGCGGCGGTTGGCCGCAAGGCCGATCAGGGTCTTGGCCGAGGCGTGGTCGATCAGGGCGAAGAGGCCGCCCGGCTGGTCGATGAACTGGAGGATGCCCCAGACGGCGTCGGAGCCGTACTTCTCCTGGATCGTGGCGAAGGGGAAGGTCTCGACCGAGACGACCGCCCAGTCGGCCGCGGGCAGCTCGACGCCGGCCCCGCCGCCTTCCTCCTCGTCGTCCTCCTCGGCCTCGGCCTGGGCGAAGGCGCGCATGGCGTCCGCCATCTGGTCGCCGAGGTGGTACAACGCCCGGTAGAGGTAGGCGTCGCCTTGCGGGGCCTGGTTCATGATCAGCGAATTCAAGTCTTCGCTCATAAGGCTTAGGGTAACAGGTTCCCGAACAATACGCCAGATGCGGCTTTTCGGCCTCTCGGCCGCCGGCGCTCCAATAAAAATCCCCCCTCGAAGCCGAGGGGGGAGAGGGGGGCCCGGGAAGGCCTATCGGATGAGCTGGTTGACGTCGTCGATCAGGGTGTTGCCGACCGAGATGATCTTGACGTTGGCGGTGAAGCTCTTCTGGGCGATGGTCAGCTCGGGCAGGGTGGTGTTGACCGAGGAGTTGGACGTCTCGAGGGCCATGGCGTTCATCGAGTTGCTCGCGCCGACCGGCCCCCGGTCGGTGCCCGCCACCCCGACGAAGGCGCTGCCCGCCGTGTTGTTCCAGGTGAAGTTGGTGCCGTCCGTGCGGTAGAGGCCGTCGGGGGTGGCGAAGGTCATGACCGAGACGTACTTGTTGTACTTCTCCTGGCCGGTGATCCCGGCGGCGGCGCCGAGGGTGAGCTTGCCGCTGCGCTCGAACTCCTCGGTCGAGTCGGGCACGTCCTGGGTGCCGCTGTTGCGCAGCAGGCCCATGGTGTCGAAGGAGGTCCGGTTGAGGAGGTCCTCGTTGACGCTGAAGGCCCCGTTGGAGTCCTTGACGAAGGGGTAGCTGAAGGGCTTGAAGCCCATCCCCGCGTCGCCCGAGGCGCCCGGCTCGCTGGTGACGGGGCCGATGGCCTCGCCGTTGTTGGCGCGCGCGTCCAGGAAGGGCTTGGGGGTGCCGGGGACCCCGGGGTTCGGATCGGGCTCGTAGCTGCCGGTCACGCCCATGACGTAGAGGCCGTCCTGGCTGACCAGGCGCATCACGCCCACCTCGGAGTCGCGGCCGAGCTTGGCCCGGTCGTTGGCGCTCAGGATCGAGGGGTCGGACTCCAGGTTGAAGGTGAAAGAGCCGTTGCGGGTGAAGACCAGGTCCTTCATGGACGTGGGCTCCTTCTTCTTGGAGAGCACGAAGAAGCCGTCGCCCGAGATGGCCAGGTCGGTGGGGCGCTGGGTGCCGTTGAGCGAGCCCTGCGAGAAGTCGGTGCGGGTCGACTTGATGGCGGTACCCCCCACCGACAGCTGGATGGGGTTGATGCCGCCGAAGTCGCCGCCGCCGCCGGTGGTGCCGGGAGCACCCGCCGAGAGGTGCTGGGTCAGGACGTCCTCGAACTGGACGCGGGTCTGGCGAAAGCCGGTGACGGTCGAGCCCGTCAGGTTGCCCGCGAGGGCCTTGAGCCAGGTGTCGATGGCGCTGATGCTGTTGGTGGCGGTGATCCGGACGTCAGACATGCAAGAGGCCCTCCTGAGCTAGGCGCCGACGTGGACGACGGCGGAGAGGGGGTAGTACAGCTCGCCGACCTTGACCATCGGGCTGTCGCCCGAGAAGTCCACGGCCGAGACCTTGCCCTTGATCGTGCCGGCGTCGTCGCCGGTGCCGACCTTGACCGTGACCTCCCGGTCCATGAGGCCCGAGGCGATCGCGGTGTTCTGGTAGACGTTGGTGGTGGCGTTGAGCTTCATCAGCCCGATGGACGACTCCATCTGGGCGTACTGGGTGATCATCGCCGTCGGCTCCATGGGGCTGTCGGGCGTCTGGTTGGTGATCTCGGCGATCAGCAGCTGGATGAAGTCCATCTTCTGGGCTTCGGGATCGGTGGGCGTCGTCGTGGTGGCGCCGACCGACTTCGGCGGCGTGTAGGTGATGCTCTGGACACCGTAGACGGACATGCGGCGCTCCTCTCCCGAAGAAAGGCCCATGGGGCGCAAGGGACGGACCCTTGGCATTGTACCCTCCGCGCGAAGGGCTTAACCGTGCGTTCGCGCACGCTTGGGCCCTACGGTCTGCGCTTGTCCTTGAAGAAATCGAGGATCACCCCCTCGTGGATCGTGGCCTCGTTGTGGCCGAGGCCGCCGAAGATCTTGAAGGTGCTCGCGACCCCCGCCGCGTCGAGGGCGGCCTTGAGGCGCTCGGAGTGGGTGACGGGCACGTACTGGTCCGCATCCCCATGCTCCATGTAGAGCGGGATGCCGACGAGCTCGCCCGCGCGCGCCACCAGATCGGTGCGCGCGCGCGCGCTTTCGCTCAGGGCGCCGCCGTAGGCCGCGTCGATCGAGGCGGCGTACATGCCGTCCTTGGCCTCGCGCATCCGAGCGAGATCGGTCCACCCCTGGCTGGTGGCGATCGCGGCGGGCGCATCCGGCGTGCCCTTGGTCGCCAGCGCGGCCAGCAGGGCGGTCCCCCCGCCCATGGAGAAGCCCGCGTAGTAGATCCGGCGATCGTCGATGGGGTAGCGCTCGCGCAGCCGGCGCAGCATGGCCTGGTGCATGGCGATCGCCCGCGGGTTGCCCCAGTGCGAGGGGCCCGCCAGATCCCCCGAGGCCGCGATCCACCCCAGATCGGCGCTCAGGCGCGCGAAGCGCGTCAGCTTGGTCATCTGCCGGGCGTCCTGGTCGTAGGAGTGAAAGAAGACGACCAGAGGATAGCGATCGGCGCTCGCCGGATCGAAGGTCGCGGGCAGGGAGATCACCAGGTTCTGGCCCTCGTAGGTCTCCTCGACCACCCTGGCGGCGCCGAGCGGATTGGGCGACGGCCTGGGCGGCGCGTAGTCCCGCGCCGGATCGTCCACGTGGGGCGGCGCCTGGACGCACCCCGCGGGTGCCAGGATCGCCAGCAAGAGGGCGGTGCATTTCAGGCGGATCGGGTGCATGCCTCCTCCTCGATCGGTGTTCCCTGCCAGGATAGACGGGGACGCCCGGCGTACCGTTGCCCCCTTGGCACACGATCCCTCTCCGAGGTCACGGTAGCCTGGCTTTTCCGGCGATAACACCTAATGAACACATTAAGGAGTTGGGCGAAGTTTAACTTCAGATTCAACCTCGGACAACCTATAACCTTTACAGGACATCCGATCCAGTGATTTCAACGTAGCAGTTGAGTGGAGGCAGTATGCGGAATGCGAGCGCGATCAAGTGGGGCCTTCTTCCCCTCCTCGCCAGCCTGGCCCTGACGGGCTGCGGCCGCACCCCGACGGCCGTCATCACCGAGCCCCAGACCGGCACCGGTCTCGTCTCGACCATCAACCAGCGTCCCGAGCTGCCCCAGGGGGTCTACCCCGTCTCGCTCGCCGTGACCCCGAACGTCGTCTCGATCACCGTCGGTGAGCAGCGCCAGTTCGCCGTGAGCGTCCAGGGCAGTGACGGCAAGGCCTACCAGGATCCGCGCCTCGTGAACTGGTCGATCAGCGACGCCCAGGCGGGCACCATCAACGACCAGGGCGTCTTCACCCCTCAGCTCCAGCGCGTCGTCACCGTCCGCGCCACCCTGATGGACCGGGTCTCGGACGTCACCGTCACCATCGCGCCGGCCGTCTACAGCTGGCAGCAGGTCCAGAGCCCCACCAGCGCCGATCTCTACGCCGCCAAGATGGTCTCGGCCAAGGAGGCCTGGGTCGGCGGCGCGAACGGCACCCTGCTTCACCTCCTCAACGGCTCGTGGCAGATGGTGACCGGCGGCAACACCGCCTACACCTGGCGCTCGGCCGACTTCGCCAACGCCGGCAGCGGCTGGATGGTCGGCCACCAGGGCAACGACCTCAAGGCCACCAGCCCCGCCATCGCGATGCAGTACCGCGGCGGCAGCTGGGTCGGCACCACCACCGGCGTCAACGGCGCCCTGCTCGGCGTCTCGGCCCTCAGCGAGACCAACGCCTGGGCCGTGGGCCGCGACTCGGCGGGCAAGGTCCTGCTGATGCAGTGGACCGGCAACGCCTGGCGCCGCGACACCTCGTACAAGGGCTCGGGTCACCTCAACGCCGTCCAGATGCTCGGTCCCTCGTCGGGCTGGGCGGTCGGCACCGACGGCGACAACGCCCTGGCGCTGCACTACGACGGCAAGAGCTGGAAGGAGAGCTCGCTTCCCTTCGCCTTCGGCATCGGCCGCGACTCGGAGCTGCTCGGCATCCAGATGTTCAACGACCAGCAGGGCTACGCGGTCGGCAGCCAGAAGAACCTCGCCGGCGTGAAGCGCGGC
This window of the Pantanalinema sp. genome carries:
- a CDS encoding FliM/FliN family flagellar motor switch protein, giving the protein MNSLIMNQAPQGDAYLYRALYHLGDQMADAMRAFAQAEAEEDDEEEGGGAGVELPAADWAVVSVETFPFATIQEKYGSDAVWGILQFIDQPGGLFALIDHASAKTLIGLAANRRFTDEHLDTIDEVVRRLSVTFAEQWADILSDTENQHGTFPEMPDLSELQEIFMGLVTSTPIAAITFRVTVPSQPLGRVMFAVPQPYLVPYADSLKVAADNTRVQTGGEDMDSRLHHLGDTPTPVVAYLGATSMTVSELQSLEEEDVIVLDQAATAPLVVELGGGARILAKPGTSPDGLRKAVQIVRLGAD
- a CDS encoding flagellar hook-basal body complex protein, which produces MSDVRITATNSISAIDTWLKALAGNLTGSTVTGFRQTRVQFEDVLTQHLSAGAPGTTGGGGDFGGINPIQLSVGGTAIKSTRTDFSQGSLNGTQRPTDLAISGDGFFVLSKKKEPTSMKDLVFTRNGSFTFNLESDPSILSANDRAKLGRDSEVGVMRLVSQDGLYVMGVTGSYEPDPNPGVPGTPKPFLDARANNGEAIGPVTSEPGASGDAGMGFKPFSYPFVKDSNGAFSVNEDLLNRTSFDTMGLLRNSGTQDVPDSTEEFERSGKLTLGAAAGITGQEKYNKYVSVMTFATPDGLYRTDGTNFTWNNTAGSAFVGVAGTDRGPVGASNSMNAMALETSNSSVNTTLPELTIAQKSFTANVKIISVGNTLIDDVNQLIR
- a CDS encoding flagellar hook capping FlgD N-terminal domain-containing protein; this translates as MSVYGVQSITYTPPKSVGATTTTPTDPEAQKMDFIQLLIAEITNQTPDSPMEPTAMITQYAQMESSIGLMKLNATTNVYQNTAIASGLMDREVTVKVGTGDDAGTIKGKVSAVDFSGDSPMVKVGELYYPLSAVVHVGA
- a CDS encoding PHB depolymerase family esterase encodes the protein MHPIRLKCTALLLAILAPAGCVQAPPHVDDPARDYAPPRPSPNPLGAARVVEETYEGQNLVISLPATFDPASADRYPLVVFFHSYDQDARQMTKLTRFARLSADLGWIAASGDLAGPSHWGNPRAIAMHQAMLRRLRERYPIDDRRIYYAGFSMGGGTALLAALATKGTPDAPAAIATSQGWTDLARMREAKDGMYAASIDAAYGGALSESARARTDLVARAGELVGIPLYMEHGDADQYVPVTHSERLKAALDAAGVASTFKIFGGLGHNEATIHEGVILDFFKDKRRP